In a genomic window of Nocardiopsis mwathae:
- a CDS encoding hydantoinase B/oxoprolinase family protein, protein MSARGWRFWVDRGGTFTDIVAQRPDGRLVTHKLLSQDPRRDRDAAVAGIRALLGLGEDAPIPGTAATADPDGEPIRVESVRMGTTVATNALLERKGERTALVITRGFADALRIGYQDRPRIFDRHIVLPEPLHERVIETGERVMADGTVLRGPDLDRLGAELERAYADGIRAVAVVCMHGHLHPDHERAIGALAERVGFPQVSLSSEVSPLMKLVSRGDTTTLDAYLSPVLRRYVDRVAAQMHGVRLMFMQSNGGLAEAGHFRGKDAILSGPAGGIVGMVRVSRMAGFSRIIGFDMGGTSTDVSHWAGAYERVFDTRVAGVRLRAPMLDIHTVAAGGGSVLHFDGSRYRVGPDSAGAAPGPACYRAGGPLTVTDANVMLGRIQPAHFPRVFGPGGDQPIDAETVRRRFAELAAEITRATGDARSPEQVAEGYLQIAVANMANAVKRISVQKGHDVTGYVLTTFGGAGGQHACAVADSLGISTVLVPPMAGVLSALGIGLADTTAMREQSVEAPLAEEGLPRITALADRLAEETVGELLDEGVPEERITVLRRARLRYDGTDTPVDADLADVDAMVADFEAEHRRTYSFLLDRRLIVEAVTVEAVGRTDEPDLSHLGRPPEADRFGAATSSEPEMVWLHTGGAWRRAPLYRRSHLSPGAQVMGPAVISEADATTVVDDGWRAAATESGHLIVERVRARADAGVGTAADPVMLEIFNNLFMSIAEQMGARLESTAQSVNIKQRLDFSCALFDPEGNLIANAPHMPVHLGSMGTTVKEVIRRREGDMRPGDVYAVNDPYHGGTHLPDITVVTPVFDAGRPPGAPTPGAAAPDGGEVLFFVASRGHHAEIGGLTPGSMPATSREVHEEGVLFDDHLLVRGGEFREEATRRLLTEAPYPSRAPATNLADLRAQIAANAKGVEEVGRMIDHFGLDVVQAYMRHVQDNAEEAVRRVIDALDDGRFRYEMDSGAVIAVRVAVDRERRAATIDFTGTSPQLGTNFNAPSSVATAAVLYVFRTLVADDIPLNDGCLKPLRLVIPDGTMLSPAYPAAVVAGNVETSQAITGALYAALGVQAEGAGTMNNVTFGNERHQYYETVSSGAGAGDGFDGASVVQTHMTNSRLTDPEVLEWRFPVLLEEFRIRRGSGGAGRWRGGDGAVRRVRFLEPMTVSTLSGHRRRPPYGLAGGSPGALGRNSVERADGTVEPVGGCASVDMRPGDVLVIETPGGGGYGPADSPD, encoded by the coding sequence GTGTCCGCACGTGGCTGGCGGTTCTGGGTGGACCGCGGCGGCACCTTCACCGACATCGTCGCCCAGCGCCCGGACGGGCGCCTGGTCACCCACAAGCTGCTGTCGCAGGATCCCCGCCGCGACCGGGACGCCGCCGTCGCCGGGATCCGCGCTCTGCTCGGCCTCGGCGAGGACGCGCCCATTCCGGGGACGGCGGCCACCGCGGATCCGGACGGCGAGCCGATCCGCGTCGAGTCCGTGCGGATGGGGACCACCGTCGCCACCAACGCGCTGCTGGAACGCAAGGGCGAGCGCACCGCCCTGGTGATCACCCGCGGGTTCGCCGACGCCCTGCGCATCGGCTACCAGGACCGCCCGCGCATCTTCGACCGGCACATCGTCTTGCCCGAGCCGCTGCACGAGCGGGTGATCGAGACCGGCGAGCGCGTCATGGCCGACGGCACCGTCCTGCGCGGCCCCGACCTCGACCGGCTCGGCGCCGAGCTGGAGCGGGCGTACGCCGACGGGATCCGAGCGGTGGCGGTGGTGTGCATGCACGGCCACCTCCACCCCGACCACGAGCGGGCGATCGGCGCACTCGCCGAGCGCGTCGGCTTCCCCCAGGTGTCGCTGTCCAGCGAGGTCAGCCCGTTGATGAAGCTGGTGTCGCGCGGCGACACCACGACCCTGGACGCCTACCTCTCACCCGTGCTGCGCCGCTACGTCGACCGCGTGGCCGCGCAGATGCACGGCGTGCGGCTGATGTTCATGCAGTCCAACGGGGGGCTGGCCGAGGCCGGGCACTTCCGGGGCAAGGACGCCATCCTCTCCGGCCCGGCCGGGGGCATCGTCGGCATGGTGCGCGTGTCCCGGATGGCGGGGTTCTCCCGCATCATCGGCTTCGACATGGGCGGCACCTCCACCGACGTGTCGCACTGGGCAGGGGCCTATGAGCGGGTGTTCGACACCCGGGTGGCGGGAGTACGGCTGCGCGCCCCGATGCTGGACATCCACACCGTCGCGGCAGGCGGGGGGTCCGTCCTGCACTTCGACGGCAGCCGCTACCGGGTCGGGCCGGACTCGGCCGGAGCCGCTCCCGGCCCCGCCTGCTACCGCGCCGGAGGGCCGCTGACCGTCACCGACGCCAACGTCATGCTCGGCCGCATCCAGCCCGCGCACTTCCCCCGGGTGTTCGGGCCCGGCGGCGACCAGCCGATCGACGCCGAGACGGTGCGCCGCCGCTTCGCCGAGCTGGCCGCCGAGATCACCCGGGCGACCGGCGACGCGCGCTCACCCGAGCAGGTCGCCGAGGGCTACCTGCAGATCGCGGTGGCCAACATGGCCAACGCGGTCAAGCGCATCTCCGTGCAGAAGGGCCACGACGTCACCGGCTACGTGCTGACCACGTTCGGCGGCGCTGGCGGGCAGCACGCCTGCGCGGTGGCCGACTCACTGGGCATCTCCACCGTGCTCGTCCCGCCCATGGCCGGGGTGCTCTCGGCGCTCGGCATCGGCCTGGCCGACACCACCGCCATGCGCGAGCAGTCGGTCGAGGCGCCCTTGGCGGAGGAGGGGCTGCCGCGGATCACCGCGCTCGCCGACCGGCTGGCGGAGGAGACCGTGGGCGAGCTGCTGGACGAAGGCGTCCCCGAAGAGCGGATCACCGTGCTGCGTCGGGCGCGGCTGCGCTACGACGGCACCGACACCCCGGTCGACGCGGACCTGGCCGACGTGGACGCGATGGTCGCCGACTTCGAGGCCGAGCACCGCCGCACCTACTCGTTCCTGCTGGACCGGCGGCTCATCGTCGAGGCCGTCACGGTGGAGGCCGTCGGCCGCACCGACGAACCCGACCTGAGCCACCTGGGCCGGCCGCCCGAGGCCGACCGCTTCGGGGCGGCGACCTCCTCCGAACCGGAGATGGTGTGGCTGCACACGGGCGGGGCGTGGCGCAGGGCGCCGCTCTACCGCAGGTCCCACCTGAGCCCCGGGGCGCAGGTGATGGGTCCCGCGGTCATCTCCGAGGCCGATGCCACCACGGTCGTCGACGACGGGTGGCGGGCGGCGGCGACGGAGAGCGGCCACCTGATCGTCGAACGCGTCCGCGCCCGCGCCGACGCCGGTGTCGGCACCGCGGCCGACCCGGTGATGCTGGAGATCTTCAACAACCTCTTCATGTCGATCGCCGAGCAGATGGGCGCCCGGCTGGAGTCCACGGCCCAGTCGGTCAACATCAAGCAGCGCCTCGACTTCTCCTGCGCGCTGTTCGACCCCGAGGGCAACCTCATCGCCAACGCCCCGCACATGCCCGTGCACCTGGGCTCGATGGGCACCACCGTCAAGGAGGTCATCCGGCGCCGGGAGGGCGACATGCGCCCCGGCGACGTCTACGCGGTCAACGACCCTTACCACGGCGGCACCCACCTGCCCGACATCACCGTGGTGACGCCGGTCTTCGACGCGGGGCGGCCACCCGGCGCACCGACGCCGGGAGCGGCCGCCCCGGACGGCGGCGAGGTGCTGTTCTTCGTCGCCTCGCGCGGCCACCACGCCGAGATCGGCGGGCTCACCCCCGGGTCGATGCCGGCCACCAGCCGCGAGGTGCACGAGGAGGGCGTCCTGTTCGACGACCACCTGCTCGTGCGCGGCGGCGAGTTCCGCGAGGAGGCCACCCGGCGCCTGCTCACCGAGGCGCCCTACCCCTCCCGCGCGCCCGCGACCAACCTCGCCGACCTGCGCGCCCAGATCGCCGCCAACGCCAAGGGGGTCGAGGAGGTCGGCAGGATGATCGACCACTTCGGCCTGGACGTCGTGCAGGCCTACATGCGCCACGTCCAGGACAACGCCGAGGAGGCGGTCCGCCGCGTGATCGACGCCCTCGACGACGGCCGGTTCCGCTACGAGATGGACTCCGGCGCGGTGATCGCGGTGCGTGTGGCCGTGGACCGCGAGCGGCGCGCCGCGACGATCGACTTCACCGGTACGTCGCCGCAGCTCGGCACCAACTTCAACGCGCCGTCCTCGGTGGCGACCGCGGCCGTGCTCTACGTGTTCCGCACTCTGGTCGCCGACGACATCCCTCTCAACGACGGCTGCCTGAAACCGCTGCGCCTGGTCATCCCGGACGGGACGATGCTCTCGCCGGCCTACCCGGCCGCCGTCGTCGCCGGGAACGTCGAGACCTCCCAGGCGATCACCGGCGCCCTGTACGCGGCGCTGGGTGTGCAGGCCGAGGGGGCCGGGACGATGAACAACGTGACCTTCGGCAACGAGCGGCACCAGTACTACGAGACCGTCTCCTCCGGGGCGGGCGCCGGGGACGGGTTCGACGGCGCCTCGGTCGTGCAGACCCACATGACCAACTCCCGGCTGACCGACCCCGAGGTCCTGGAGTGGCGCTTCCCCGTGCTGCTGGAGGAGTTCCGGATCCGCCGTGGCAGCGGCGGCGCAGGCCGCTGGCGCGGCGGCGACGGTGCGGTGCGCCGCGTGCGCTTCCTGGAGCCGATGACCGTCAGCACCCTCAGCGGCCACCGCCGGCGGCCCCCCTACGGCCTGGCCGGAGGCTCCCCCGGAGCCCTGGGCCGCAACAGCGTCGAGCGCGCCGACGGCACGGTCGAACCCGTCGGCGGCTGCGCCTCGGTCGACATGCGCCCCGGCGACGTCCTGGTCATCGAGACCCCGGGCGGAGGCGGCTACGGGCCGGCGGATTCACCCGACTGA
- a CDS encoding GntR family transcriptional regulator, with amino-acid sequence MDDGFDALTRFRDTLERSSTAERVADALRAHIVDGAMAPGTRLSEEAIGSALGVSRNTLREAFRLLSHERLLVHEFNRGVFVAKPTAADVVDLFRVRRALELSALRAAGGAAPEAVARVGAAVDEGTAALEKGDWWGVGTANMRFHQAIAGLAGSPRTDEIVHRLLAELRLVFHIMAAPREFHAPYLDRNREIYDLLRTGATDRAADLLAAYFDAAERQLVDAFTALEQPA; translated from the coding sequence ATCGACGACGGATTCGACGCGCTCACGCGCTTCCGCGACACGCTGGAGCGGTCGAGCACCGCGGAACGCGTCGCCGACGCGCTGCGCGCCCACATCGTCGACGGCGCGATGGCCCCGGGCACCCGGCTGTCGGAGGAGGCCATCGGTTCCGCACTGGGTGTCTCCCGCAACACCCTGCGCGAGGCCTTCCGCCTGCTGAGCCACGAGCGCCTGCTGGTCCACGAGTTCAACCGCGGCGTCTTCGTCGCCAAACCGACCGCCGCGGACGTCGTCGACCTGTTCCGGGTCCGGCGCGCCCTGGAGCTCTCGGCGCTGCGCGCGGCAGGCGGCGCCGCCCCGGAGGCGGTCGCCCGCGTCGGCGCCGCCGTCGACGAGGGCACCGCCGCCCTGGAGAAGGGCGACTGGTGGGGCGTGGGAACCGCCAACATGCGCTTCCACCAGGCCATCGCGGGGCTCGCCGGCAGCCCCCGCACCGACGAGATCGTCCACCGGCTGCTGGCCGAACTGCGGCTGGTCTTCCACATCATGGCCGCACCCCGCGAGTTCCACGCTCCCTACCTCGACCGGAACCGCGAGATCTACGACCTCCTGCGCACCGGCGCCACCGACCGCGCGGCCGACCTCCTCGCCGCCTACTTCGACGCCGCCGAACGCCAGCTCGTCGACGCCTTCACCGCACTGGAGCAGCCCGCCTGA
- a CDS encoding NRAMP family divalent metal transporter, with protein sequence MGETQAPAPAPSLRGAAARSTLLGAMFLMATSAIGPGFITQTTQFTAQLGAAFAFAILVSIVIDIAVQLNLWRVIGVAGERAQDLANKVLPGAGYVLAGLVVFGGLVFNIGNIGGTALGLDALAGVDVRVGGAVSAAIAIAIFLSKRAGVAMDRIIVVLGLLMIALTLYVALVSQPPVGEAMRSAVLPGTIGPDGFVAIVTIVGGTVGGYITYAGAHRLVDAGISGPDNVRAITRSSVIGVIVTGVMRVVLFLAVLGVVTGGASLIGVDNAPAAAFSHAAGEVGLRLFGVIMWAAAISSVIGASYTSVSFITTFSPKLEQHRTWVVAGFIAVSAAVYLLLGQAPVTLLILAGALNGLILPVGMGIMLWVATRRSADLLHGYRYPFWLLATGWIAWLITVYIAWMALSGISALWS encoded by the coding sequence ATGGGCGAAACGCAGGCCCCCGCCCCCGCCCCCAGCCTCCGCGGCGCGGCCGCGCGCAGTACCCTCCTCGGCGCGATGTTCCTGATGGCCACCAGCGCCATCGGCCCCGGGTTCATCACCCAGACCACGCAGTTCACCGCGCAGCTCGGCGCCGCCTTCGCCTTCGCGATCCTCGTGTCGATCGTCATCGACATCGCCGTCCAGCTCAACCTCTGGCGGGTCATCGGCGTCGCCGGGGAACGCGCCCAGGACCTCGCCAACAAGGTGCTGCCCGGCGCCGGGTACGTTCTCGCCGGACTCGTCGTCTTCGGCGGCCTGGTGTTCAACATCGGCAACATCGGCGGGACCGCCCTCGGCCTCGACGCGCTCGCCGGCGTCGACGTCCGGGTCGGCGGCGCGGTCTCCGCGGCCATCGCCATCGCGATCTTCCTCAGCAAGCGCGCCGGGGTCGCCATGGACCGCATCATCGTGGTCCTGGGGCTGCTGATGATCGCGCTGACGCTGTATGTCGCCCTCGTCTCCCAGCCGCCCGTGGGTGAGGCGATGCGGAGTGCCGTCCTGCCCGGGACCATCGGACCGGACGGCTTCGTCGCGATCGTCACCATCGTCGGCGGTACCGTCGGCGGATACATCACCTACGCCGGGGCCCACCGGCTCGTCGACGCCGGCATCAGCGGCCCGGACAACGTCCGCGCCATCACCCGATCGTCGGTCATCGGCGTCATCGTCACCGGTGTGATGCGCGTCGTGCTCTTCCTCGCCGTGCTCGGCGTCGTCACCGGCGGCGCCTCACTCATCGGTGTCGACAACGCACCGGCGGCGGCCTTCTCGCACGCCGCCGGCGAGGTCGGGCTGCGCCTGTTCGGCGTGATCATGTGGGCCGCGGCGATCAGCTCCGTCATCGGGGCCTCCTACACCTCGGTCTCCTTCATCACCACGTTCTCCCCGAAGCTGGAGCAGCACCGCACCTGGGTGGTCGCCGGGTTCATCGCGGTGTCCGCCGCCGTCTACCTGCTCCTCGGCCAGGCGCCCGTCACCCTGCTCATCCTCGCCGGAGCGCTCAACGGGCTCATCCTCCCGGTCGGCATGGGGATCATGCTCTGGGTCGCCACGCGGCGCTCCGCCGACCTGCTGCACGGCTACCGCTACCCCTTCTGGCTGCTCGCCACCGGCTGGATCGCCTGGCTGATCACCGTCTACATCGCCTGGATGGCGCTGTCGGGCATCAGCGCCCTGTGGTCATGA
- a CDS encoding 5-oxoprolinase subunit PxpA, which produces MRIDLNSDLGESFGRWELGDDAALLSIVTSANVACGFHAGDPTVLRTTCEQAVERGVAIGAQVGYRDLAGFGRRFIDVPPADLTNDVLYQIGALDAMARVAGDRVRYVKPHGALYNAIVHHEKQAAAVVEAVLAYDPGLPVMGLPGSRWLRLAEEAGLTVVREAFADRAYTPEGTLVPRGQPGAILHDATEIADRCLRIVRREPVAAVDGTAVPIEADSLCVHGDSPGAVDIARTVAARLGAAGVAVAPFTAVGAS; this is translated from the coding sequence GTGCGCATCGACCTCAACTCCGATCTCGGCGAGAGCTTCGGCCGCTGGGAGCTCGGCGACGACGCCGCCCTGCTGTCCATCGTGACCAGCGCCAACGTCGCCTGCGGATTCCACGCCGGAGACCCCACGGTGCTGCGCACGACCTGCGAACAGGCCGTCGAGCGCGGCGTGGCCATCGGGGCGCAGGTCGGCTACCGCGACCTCGCCGGGTTCGGCCGGCGGTTCATCGACGTGCCGCCCGCCGACCTCACCAACGACGTCCTCTACCAGATCGGTGCGCTGGACGCGATGGCGCGTGTCGCCGGAGACCGGGTCCGCTACGTCAAGCCGCACGGGGCGCTGTACAACGCCATCGTGCACCACGAGAAGCAGGCGGCGGCCGTGGTCGAGGCGGTGCTCGCCTACGACCCGGGCCTGCCGGTCATGGGGCTGCCCGGATCGCGGTGGCTCCGCCTCGCCGAGGAGGCCGGGCTCACCGTGGTGCGGGAGGCGTTCGCCGACCGCGCCTACACGCCCGAGGGCACCCTGGTGCCGCGCGGTCAACCGGGAGCGATCCTGCACGACGCCACCGAGATCGCCGACCGCTGCCTGCGCATCGTCCGGCGCGAACCCGTCGCCGCCGTCGACGGCACCGCCGTCCCGATCGAGGCCGACTCGCTGTGCGTGCACGGCGACAGCCCCGGTGCCGTGGACATCGCCCGGACCGTCGCCGCCCGGCTCGGAGCGGCGGGCGTGGCCGTGGCACCCTTCACCGCGGTCGGGGCGTCATGA
- a CDS encoding 5-oxoprolinase subunit B family protein translates to MQVLTCGDSGVLVEVADLDEVLALNAALTADPLPGVSDVVPAARTVLLRLAEDGDPAAVAAAVRRLRPRTVRAGTAEEVGIDVQYGGADLADIAAHTGLSQREVVAAHTGTAWTVAFCGFAPGFGYLVGGDPRLDVPRRAEARTRVPAGAVALAGRFTGVYPRSSPGGWQLLGHTDAVIWDLERDPPGLLRPGLRLRFREA, encoded by the coding sequence ATGCAGGTCCTGACATGTGGCGACTCCGGTGTCCTCGTCGAGGTGGCCGACCTCGACGAGGTGCTGGCGCTCAACGCCGCCCTGACCGCGGATCCGCTGCCCGGGGTCAGCGACGTCGTCCCCGCAGCGCGCACCGTGCTGCTGCGCCTCGCCGAGGACGGCGACCCGGCGGCGGTCGCCGCGGCCGTGCGGCGGCTGCGGCCGCGGACCGTGCGCGCCGGGACGGCCGAGGAGGTCGGGATCGACGTCCAGTACGGCGGAGCCGACCTCGCCGACATCGCCGCCCACACGGGGCTGAGCCAGCGCGAGGTCGTCGCCGCGCACACCGGAACCGCCTGGACCGTCGCGTTCTGCGGATTCGCCCCCGGCTTCGGCTACCTGGTCGGCGGCGACCCCCGCCTGGACGTCCCACGCCGGGCCGAGGCGCGCACCCGCGTCCCCGCCGGAGCGGTGGCGCTGGCCGGGCGCTTCACCGGTGTCTACCCGCGCAGCTCGCCCGGGGGCTGGCAGCTGCTCGGCCACACCGACGCCGTCATCTGGGACCTGGAGCGCGACCCGCCGGGCCTGCTGCGGCCGGGCCTGCGCCTGCGCTTCCGCGAGGCGTAG
- a CDS encoding 5-oxoprolinase subunit C family protein — MAATTGTAGLEVLRTGPLTTVQDSGRAGHASLGIGRSGAADAASYALANRLVANPPGAAALETTLGGLALRAHGPATIAVTGAPAPVTVDRRAAAPDTVLHLRDGAELRLGTPPRGLRTYVAVRGGFDVAPVLGSRSTDTLAGLGPDLPAVGDVLPVGPPPPGFPVIDHAPVPPVPGDEVELRVVPGPRDDWFHPEALDVLLSHPFEVTARSDRVGARLAGPPLRRAEHEELPSEGMVPGSLQVPPGGEPVLFLADHPVTGGYPVIAVVITADLARAAQARPGARLRFSVAVNHRSTRGR, encoded by the coding sequence ATGGCGGCCACGACGGGCACAGCGGGCCTGGAGGTGCTGCGCACCGGACCGCTCACCACGGTGCAGGACAGCGGGCGGGCGGGACACGCCTCACTGGGCATCGGGCGCTCGGGCGCGGCCGACGCCGCCTCCTACGCCCTGGCCAACCGCCTGGTGGCCAATCCGCCCGGCGCCGCGGCGCTGGAGACCACCCTCGGCGGGCTCGCGCTGCGCGCGCACGGCCCCGCCACCATCGCGGTCACCGGGGCACCCGCGCCGGTCACCGTCGACCGGCGCGCCGCCGCGCCCGACACCGTACTGCACCTGCGCGACGGCGCAGAGCTGCGGCTCGGCACTCCGCCGCGCGGGCTGCGCACCTATGTGGCGGTGCGCGGCGGCTTCGACGTCGCCCCCGTGCTCGGCTCGCGCAGCACCGATACCCTCGCCGGCCTCGGCCCCGACCTCCCGGCCGTCGGCGACGTGCTGCCGGTGGGACCGCCGCCCCCGGGCTTCCCCGTGATCGACCACGCCCCGGTTCCGCCCGTCCCCGGCGACGAGGTCGAGCTGCGCGTCGTCCCCGGGCCGCGGGACGACTGGTTCCACCCCGAGGCCCTCGACGTGCTGCTGAGCCACCCGTTCGAGGTCACCGCCCGCAGTGACCGGGTCGGGGCCCGCCTCGCCGGCCCCCCGCTGCGCCGCGCCGAGCACGAGGAGCTGCCCAGCGAGGGCATGGTGCCGGGCTCCCTGCAGGTCCCTCCCGGCGGCGAGCCCGTGCTGTTCCTCGCCGACCACCCCGTCACCGGGGGCTACCCGGTCATCGCCGTGGTCATCACCGCCGACCTCGCCCGCGCGGCGCAGGCCCGCCCCGGGGCGCGCCTGCGGTTCTCGGTCGCGGTGAACCACCGGTCGACCCGTGGGCGATGA
- a CDS encoding putative hydro-lyase: protein MTADDSGPGPSPAVPPAELRPRQARALFRRGVRTPTAGYCAGYAQANLIAVPRDLAYDVLLFAQRNPKSCPVLDVTEPGDTRASIFAGDLRTDLPAYRVYANGVVVAEPGDVGDVWRRDLVSFLIGCSFTFEAPMVRAGIPLRHLETGGNIAMFRTDRPCRPAGRLRGPLVVTMRPIPADRVADAVRISSRYPAVHGAPVHVGDPAALGIADLDRPDFGDPVEVRPGEIPVFWACGVTPQAAVMASAPEFAISHAPGHMAVTDVRDTDYQVP from the coding sequence ATGACAGCCGACGACTCCGGCCCCGGCCCGTCACCCGCCGTCCCACCCGCCGAACTGCGTCCGCGGCAGGCCCGGGCGCTGTTCCGGCGCGGAGTCCGGACGCCCACCGCCGGGTACTGCGCCGGCTACGCCCAGGCCAACCTCATCGCCGTGCCGCGCGACCTGGCCTACGACGTGCTGCTGTTCGCCCAGCGCAACCCGAAATCCTGCCCGGTGCTCGATGTCACCGAGCCGGGCGACACGCGCGCCTCCATCTTCGCCGGGGACCTGCGCACCGACCTGCCCGCCTACCGGGTCTACGCCAACGGTGTGGTCGTGGCCGAACCGGGGGACGTGGGCGACGTGTGGCGCCGCGACCTGGTGTCCTTCCTCATCGGATGCAGCTTCACCTTCGAAGCCCCGATGGTCAGGGCGGGCATCCCGCTCCGGCACCTGGAGACCGGCGGCAACATCGCGATGTTCCGCACGGACCGGCCCTGCCGCCCGGCCGGGCGGCTCCGCGGGCCGCTGGTCGTCACCATGCGCCCGATCCCCGCCGACCGGGTCGCCGACGCCGTTCGGATCAGCTCCCGCTACCCGGCGGTCCACGGCGCACCCGTGCACGTGGGCGACCCGGCCGCGCTCGGCATCGCCGACCTCGATCGGCCCGACTTCGGGGACCCCGTGGAGGTGCGGCCGGGCGAGATCCCCGTGTTCTGGGCCTGCGGCGTGACCCCGCAGGCCGCCGTCATGGCCTCGGCCCCCGAGTTCGCCATCTCGCACGCGCCCGGCCACATGGCCGTGACCGACGTGCGCGACACCGACTACCAGGTGCCGTGA
- a CDS encoding alkaline phosphatase D family protein — translation MGAALRLGPLLRNVADTTATVWVEADAPCRVTVRARTQGAADAAEADTAVFTADAPTFTVHGHHYALCELSGLPPGAALAYEVLLDGTPVWPEPDSAHPPSLLRTLDHAAPARIVFGSCHTPTDHSPAAVERYGPDMLRAYALRLAERRRAGADTEEPTVLLLIGDQVYADELQPRMLEFLRAHRARDVGAHAGADGPEDHRRTGPGDPAAPADRLRRTRPPDDEVVSFDEYAELYRQAWSDPDVRWLLSTVPTLMLFDDHDIRDDWNTSGSWRRDIARTPWWARRITAGLGAYWVYQHLGNLTPDQRAADPVYADVRAAADDPAPGRRDAAPVLDAFARRADAEPAAYLWSYRLDIGRTRVLMVDTRCGREVEDDAHRSMLDRNGTAWLDQGLTGGVDHLVVASGLPVLLPTAVHHLEAWNEAVCAGAWGRAPRGLAERLRRAIDLEHWAAFQRSFRSLADSVLEVAAGERGTPPATVLFLGGDVHFSYLARARPRDGAARGSATRIAQLVCSPTCNRLPPLMRRLTRLSTLRVGGAVGALLSRAAGIRRPRLAWRLDGPPKYQNTLATLVLEGRAAEVHWEHSPAAPPSAPRPPVAELVRRRLSG, via the coding sequence GTGGGAGCTGCACTTCGGCTCGGCCCGTTGCTGCGGAACGTGGCCGACACGACGGCGACCGTGTGGGTGGAGGCGGATGCGCCGTGCCGGGTGACGGTCCGCGCACGCACGCAGGGAGCCGCGGACGCCGCGGAGGCGGACACTGCCGTGTTCACGGCAGACGCCCCGACGTTCACCGTGCACGGCCACCACTACGCGCTCTGCGAGCTGTCCGGGCTCCCCCCGGGGGCGGCGCTCGCCTACGAGGTGCTGCTGGACGGCACCCCGGTGTGGCCGGAGCCGGACTCCGCCCACCCGCCGAGCCTCCTGCGCACCCTCGACCATGCGGCGCCCGCCCGCATCGTCTTCGGCTCCTGCCACACCCCCACCGACCACTCCCCCGCGGCCGTCGAGCGCTACGGCCCCGACATGCTGCGCGCCTACGCCCTGCGGCTCGCAGAGCGCCGCAGGGCGGGCGCGGACACCGAGGAGCCCACGGTGCTGCTCCTCATCGGCGACCAGGTGTACGCCGACGAGCTGCAGCCGCGGATGCTGGAGTTCCTGCGGGCGCACCGCGCGCGGGACGTCGGCGCGCACGCGGGCGCGGACGGGCCGGAGGACCACCGCCGCACCGGCCCCGGCGATCCCGCCGCCCCCGCCGACCGCTTGCGCCGGACCCGACCGCCCGACGACGAGGTCGTGTCCTTCGACGAGTACGCCGAGCTCTACCGGCAGGCCTGGTCCGACCCCGACGTGCGCTGGCTGCTGTCGACCGTCCCCACCCTGATGCTCTTCGACGACCACGACATCCGGGACGACTGGAACACCTCCGGTTCCTGGCGGCGCGACATCGCCCGCACCCCGTGGTGGGCGCGGCGCATCACCGCAGGGCTCGGCGCGTACTGGGTCTACCAGCACCTGGGCAACCTCACCCCCGACCAGCGCGCCGCCGACCCCGTGTACGCCGATGTGCGCGCGGCCGCCGACGACCCGGCCCCGGGCCGACGCGACGCCGCCCCGGTCCTCGACGCGTTCGCGCGGCGGGCCGACGCGGAGCCCGCGGCCTACCTCTGGTCCTACCGGTTGGACATCGGCCGCACCCGGGTGCTCATGGTCGACACCCGCTGCGGCCGCGAGGTCGAGGACGACGCGCACCGCTCCATGCTCGACCGCAACGGCACCGCCTGGTTGGACCAGGGGCTGACCGGCGGTGTCGACCACCTGGTGGTGGCGAGCGGCCTGCCCGTCCTGCTGCCGACGGCCGTGCACCACCTGGAGGCGTGGAACGAGGCCGTGTGCGCCGGGGCATGGGGACGGGCGCCGCGAGGCTTGGCCGAGCGCCTGCGCCGCGCCATCGACCTGGAGCACTGGGCGGCCTTCCAGCGCTCGTTCCGGTCGCTGGCGGACTCGGTGCTGGAGGTCGCGGCCGGGGAGCGGGGCACGCCACCGGCGACGGTGCTGTTCCTCGGCGGGGACGTGCACTTCTCCTACCTCGCCCGCGCACGGCCCCGGGACGGTGCGGCGCGGGGCTCCGCCACGCGGATCGCCCAGCTGGTGTGCTCGCCCACGTGCAACCGGCTGCCGCCGCTCATGCGCCGGCTGACCCGGCTGTCGACGCTGCGCGTCGGGGGCGCGGTCGGCGCCCTCCTCTCCCGCGCCGCCGGGATCCGCCGCCCACGGCTGGCCTGGCGGTTGGATGGCCCTCCGAAATACCAGAACACGCTGGCCACCCTGGTCCTGGAGGGGCGCGCGGCGGAGGTCCACTGGGAGCACTCCCCTGCGGCACCGCCCTCGGCACCGCGGCCGCCCGTGGCCGAGCTGGTCCGCCGGAGGCTGTCGGGCTGA